GGTGATGGGGGCTGTCCTGGTGGCCAGCGCGAGCGCCCTTTCCCGCCAGCCGACGTTCGCCGCCAGTGTCAGCCTCATGGTGGTGTGCCTGATGGGGGTCTGGGCGACGCTGCACGGGCAGCCGCTGCGCCGGGCGTATGGGTTGGAGGAGGAGGGGACGGGCCTGGGCGAGTTCGCGCGGTGGACGCCGGCGAGCCCCGGTGCCGGGTACCCGCGAGCAGTGGAGGACGGGAGTGAGGTGCGCCGCCGGAACGCCGAGCAGGAGAAGGCGGTCCGGCAGCGCACGTCCGAGCTGGAGCTGGCCAACGCGCGGCTCGGCGAGCAGTTGCGGCAGCTCCAGGTCGCGCAGGCACGGCGGATCTCCACCGAGCGGTGGGGAGCGCTCCACCAGTTCTCGGTGGGTCTGAGCCATGAGCTGAGCGATCCGCTCACCATCCTCCTGAGCAACATCGACTACGTGCAGTTGCAGCTTGGGCTGTCGGGGGCGAGCTGCCCGGAGGAGCAGGCGAGGATGCGTGAGGCGCTCGCCGATGCGCGCCAGGTGGCCGAGCGCATCCGCCGCATCGCGGAGGACCTCGAGAGGCTCTCCGTGCCGGCGGACCTGGAGGAAGGCCCGGTGGATGTCGTGGCCACCCTGCGCGGCGCGATGGAGAAGGCGGCGCTCGAGAGCGAGGGCCGGGCGCGGTGGGTGTCGGTGTTGCACGCGGTGCCGCGGGTGCGGGGAGATCGGGCACGGCTGCACCAGGTGTTCCAACACCTGTTCACCCACGCGGCCCGTGAGCTCCCGCTGGAAGGGGAGGTGCCGATGCCGCTCCAGCTCTCCGTGCGGATGTCCAGCGCCTCGAGGGTGGTCGTGGAGATGAGCGCGGGGAGAGGCGTTCCCGCCGAGAACCCGGAGCGGGTCTTCCAGCCGTTCGTCGCGCCCCGGCCCACGGGAGTGGGCACGGGCCTGGAGCTGGCGGTGTGCCATCGCCTCGTCACCGCGCTCGGTGGTGCGCTGTCCGTGCACAGTGAGTCGGACCGTGGCTTCTTCTTCCGTGTGGAGCTGCCGACGTTCCAGGACGCCTGACGCCCACTTCCAGCTCCCGGATGTTGGGTGCTGGCACATCACGGTGGCGTCTGGTGGACGTGGGCCTCGCGGGCCGTGGTGGAATGGGTGACCACTGGCTCCTTGGCTGCGGCATGGAGGTCGCCGTGAAGGGCCTGGTGCTGGGGATGGATGATGCACGCTGTCTTGTTGCGTGTTGGGTGGATGGGCCTGGTGCTCGCCATGGCCCTGTTGTCCACCGGTTGCGCGTCGGTGAGGCCCCCGACGGGCCTGGGGCGGAGCCTGCGCTACACGCCTCACCTGGCTGGGGGGTCCCCCGAAGGGCCGAGCGCTGAGCCTCCGCGCGTCTTCGCTTCTCTTCCTCCGTCCCCGCTGGAACCCGAGACGTCGGAGCGGTCGCAACACCGCGGAGACAATCGTGGGCCCATGACGGGGATGGGCCCTGTCGGTGTGGAGGGGGCCGTTGGGAGCACGATCCCCCATGACTCCACTCAACCCGAGCGGCGGAGCGCGACCCTGACGCGCCAGGCGGTCCTTGGTGCCGTGCTCGACGTGTCGGGCTCCACTCGCCGCCTCTCCGGTGCGCTCTCCAGGCTCAAGGCCAGCAAGCTGGGCATCGCCGGCCGCTCCGCTGGTCTCTTTGCTCCCTATGTCGTCTATGGCGAGCGTCAGCTGCGATGGATCGAGGCTGAGCTGGCTGCCGCTACCAGGCTGTCCAGCACCGCATCGGAGATGGATGGCCCGGGCATGGAACTGGCCATCCTGCGCCTCTCCGGGCCCCGGCTCGAGGCTGCCATGTCGGGCGTCATCCTGCTCGCCGCATGGCTCGACTTCCTGAACCTCGCTGACGTCGTACTTCAGCAGTGCCCCTTCTACAGCGTGGAGAAGCTGTTCGTGGACCTGGGCCGCTTGCAGAAGCAGATCGAGCCCGCCATGACAGCGCTTTCCTCCCTGGAGCCGGGGCAGGTCGAAGCCGCGGCGACCGACCTCCCCGCGCTGATAGGCCACCTCACCGGCGAGTTCGATGCGACCCGTAAGGCAGTGCGCGTGGCGGAAGAGCGCGGCAGGCGATTCGTGGCGGTGGCGCAGAGCCTCGAGATGCTCACCCTGCTATCGGCGATGAAAATGTCGCTACCACGG
Above is a window of Cystobacter fuscus DNA encoding:
- a CDS encoding sensor histidine kinase, producing MKMQSKVVVLAVMGAVLVASASALSRQPTFAASVSLMVVCLMGVWATLHGQPLRRAYGLEEEGTGLGEFARWTPASPGAGYPRAVEDGSEVRRRNAEQEKAVRQRTSELELANARLGEQLRQLQVAQARRISTERWGALHQFSVGLSHELSDPLTILLSNIDYVQLQLGLSGASCPEEQARMREALADARQVAERIRRIAEDLERLSVPADLEEGPVDVVATLRGAMEKAALESEGRARWVSVLHAVPRVRGDRARLHQVFQHLFTHAARELPLEGEVPMPLQLSVRMSSASRVVVEMSAGRGVPAENPERVFQPFVAPRPTGVGTGLELAVCHRLVTALGGALSVHSESDRGFFFRVELPTFQDA